In Leguminivora glycinivorella isolate SPB_JAAS2020 chromosome 17, LegGlyc_1.1, whole genome shotgun sequence, the DNA window GCCGAGGTCGCCACGCGCAAGCTCGCTACCTCGAGGAGCTTTATCGCCCCTTAAGTATCACTTAACTTTACCAAAATAGCTGAAATTATTGAGAATAAATGACAACTGTGATAGCTGCCAAGCAAGGAGTCATGTTGGATCATGATACCTCTACTTTTCTCTTGCTACCTTGAAACATGGTATTTCAAAATTAGCGGAATGCAGTATTTAGAcatcaatatacatatatgttcaatgagtaggtactatcgtctacaggtacctgagtTAGGGGGTTCACTACtgcgtttggcagaaacacgttacgcagaatatgctttagCTAAAATAgtttcgcagatttttataataccgaatcgtatGTTGTCGTAATATTGATGAGTATAATAGACTTCAAGTCAAATAGTTACTTCCGcaaataatatttgtgcataatatttaggtagcATAAACTTGCAATTTGCTTTTTCATAGCGAGTCGAATGTGTTAGGGATGCAaaatacctaacactcctcctcgcttcgctcgtcgtcgtacctaacggtggctatgggacagtatttcctttttgatGGCGTGTCAtaatcatagctgggcattaactcgttaatccgttaatcgttaattaacgaagttaacatttcgattaacggattaacttttaagttaactttaaaaaatgttaacggattcgttaacttccgttaaatttatcctagtccgttaatcgttaatctaccATGGCAGGCGCCAGCGGCGCATTGAAAACCACGTTATGAACGCTACTGAAAAAACCCGATGTCAATCGTTAAAAATACGAAACCATATATAAACTAGTATTGTTCTCTTTGCTTCGCTTTTTACTAACGTTGACTCAGTGAACCCTAAGAGGTTTTTACCATGGCGATTGTGTCAGGGCCGCTAATTGGAGCACAATTTATGGCCACATTCACATCAAAACGATAATTTGTGAGTGTACACTgaaaatgtcccactttgtcgaatGCTATAAAGCCATTTTGTCagtatattcatataaatatacaagtaaatctcgccttaatggtaaccaacaaagtgggacgttttaataaacacactcacatttgttaACATTTCGGGTTTTGACCTATTGACATCAGGGATGTTTTGAGAGGCTTTGCTGTACTGAACAGTAACATAATACAATATAATGGATTATTGGTGCAAGTAAAATTCAAGTTttatcacgtgttaacggattatcgattaactttaacttccgttaaatttgtcgaaatgtatcgctttaacgattaacgaagttaacttttttagtaacggattaacgattatcgaagttaactatttcattaacggtgcccagctatggtcaTAATTCGGCTCttggttttttaaattattaattacggttcataaaattatgctaaatcaaagtcgaccaaagtaatattctgtaaaacaatattgtgCTAAATGTGTCGAATGCGTCgcagtaataatgccaactaagttttctgcaaaattaccattcaaccgaaagtgtttctgcgaaacattttatgcgaagtgtgtttctgaccaaaattattctgccagatgagggtaacccgagTTAGGGATTATGATAATGTTGATTGAAGATCTATTTTAGAATAATGTAAATATTGCCAAATAAGAGTCGCAATCGTGTCTAGTAGATTTTAAAGATTACGGAGCTATAGCGCTTTTGCACTGTGCAAGTGCGTAAGTGCTTACGAGAGTTCTAGAGGCACGAAAAAAGAATATGACTACTTGACAAGAatttttaagcctaaaaagtaCTGGTCATCTAAGTGAAGATATTATTGCAATATCGTTAGTTTTCTCGATAATTGTAATAAAAAGAGATTGTGGATATAACATTGGCTTTTCGTCTTGAAACTCTTGAAGTACTTAGCTGACCGGTAATCTTTATAGAACTAAGTTTCTAGGCTTTAATATTCTAAGACTGTCTTGACTTGACATTCTACATCTAACTTGATTTAACGAATCTAGCTCAGATTTATAACTTGACTTTATAcatttaaaatcattttgatatttttattctaATTAGTATTTTGTAGATTATAATCTTTAGCTACAAAACGTTGCgacgaaaataaatatttatagttatatttttattaagtcGATACTTGTAATTAGCATAACCACggaatatgaatattattatttataaagatAATAAAAATTGATATTGGTTTTTTAAGTTCGTTGTTAATAAAGGGGCATTCCACGAAAATGTGCCTTACGAAATGCTATCGTCTTGTTTGCCAAAAGCATTCATAGAAGACAGTTATTTAAATCAAACCAGGGGCCTTACCATGATCTCTtaacgcgattcagtttaggacctaaactgaactgcgtcgctatttcctaccacgacattgttattgcgatcaaatttcgaccgagcgagcgataagcgtcccagccgtttcattcactcatctcaagtgtatttcgtaccatgacatgccacttgagcctaaactgaatcgcaggaatgtcaaatttagcgattcataaaaagttactcacttaccgcattattctgaatcgctttattgtaacactagcgatactaaatagttttgtgttttttataaggagtaggagatggaaaatataactaaagctagtttcatcacctgattaatttattattttggtttttcgatccttaccgattcgataataaaatataaagttttatgattttgtttagtaatatttacggaccaactattccaactaactacacgtttttacatttttagagtgccctatgatctcgcaactttcgcaaaaacgcaaatcaaaaagagcgagaaaaagtctgatccttttttagtcgatatgcaaggagtcatgttaacacttgcgacaaactatgcctagaactaggatggctaagaaatcaactaggtctagcataacttagcgatatacattaaatttagacacgagtgagctacctataaatactaatgacttacgtatttgttaaaatatcatccaaacactgcgagttctatagccgagcacagcacttcaaatacatatataaaaactttattattaattacctactaggtcaagggcgcgatgttctaaacataagctttaacgaactgtcattaatgtcattatatatatttttatcatttatttatagttttgttcaaaaagacacgatattttacataaaatcattgtaattattgtgaattttacatttaaatattttaaatatttctttttccagttttaagaataaaataaaattaaaaattagtaatcgttcctggttttcgaacgatcaaacgtcacaaggggaaaacgagatagatttatacgattcctatagcgtcatccttttcttgtcaaaacgattcagttgcgaaccagagacaatatcggtctttcattcacttgtacgcggttcagtttcgactctgaacattggaggtcatggtagcaaattgagacgctcagtttaggcacctaaactgaactgctctgcgtttgaatcgtttttaaaaagatcgtggtAAGGCTGCAGGTCATGAAAGGTTGTCAGATACTTacaacttcgctttcttagcgtcttcagaagtaAATTATAAGAATTGCATttcgtaagcgacattctcgtggaatgcccctaaATCAATCACATCATCACAACCTGGAGTAAAACCATGAAACAATCATcgtcttccttgcgttatcccggcattcgccacggctcgtgGGAGTCTAGGATCCGTGTTGACAACTaatgccaagatttggcataggaaGTAGTTCTTTCTCCTTCCaatccaacccgaagggtaactaagccttattgggcaccatgttttccttcaccaaaaagcgactggcaaatatcaatgacatttcgtacaaaCTCaaaaagttccgaaaaactcattggtacgagccggggttcgaacccgcgacctccgtatTGAAAGTCGCACACTCTTACCGCCAGGTCACCAGCGCTCAGGTACGTAATATTACTAAAGTGAAGTGAAGGCCATTTTCATCAACACTATTTAATTCATTACTTATAGTGGAAACACAACCTAATGCATAAATAACTGTACTCAGGTAATTTTAGCTATTACTTACTAACCTTGCAAGTTACTTTGTGTATTGAAATGATCTAATGTATATTTTACCATTTTTCAGGTATCATGTACGTCAATATGCTGCGTATGCGTCCCCATACGCAGCTATCCCCTCCAAATTTCACTCAGCGCTAAAGTTACGTGTCGCCACTTGTACACTTTGTACAGTCTAGTTCAGTTACATCTATAGGTAGGTACacgaacaaaaatatctgaatatGACTAAAGTTATGGGCATAAAAGCGTAACTGAACTCTACCTACGCAAAGTTATTTAATTTCAAATTCTTTATTCATTATGTTGATTAACAGTGCCTTgaatttttagtagtcgtaccTAATACATTTTGCACTAAAAATAGGCTGATGGAATTCTGATGATATGTATAATAGCTGATTGATGAGCCAGGGTTGGGCAAAATACTCGCCAatagtatttcaaatacaaaatactaatTACATTTGGAAATgtatttcaaatataaaatactaaatacttTGGTGACgggtatttcaaatacaaaatacaaaatatagtgttttaaaaaatgtatttcaaataccaaatacaaaatatagcgtttctaaaaatgtatttaaaatacaaaatacttttgatgacaccaactggtaaaggtttACGGATGAGAAAGTTGTACGATTTTGCAGTtcaaaagtaatttcatataaattttatctTGATATGCAGGATATCATATCCTAAGTTAGATGATTGGccattttccaaaattttgacccaaaattagtgaaagttgttaacaaaaattaactcgatgtcagttttgtgacgacaattttaagcatgaaatttaaaaaaaattgcttttctgttaattacataaactataagctataatctatatttagaatatgaaaaaagttggtttttagacgaattttattcttaattttcgtcacaaaactgacatcgagttagtTTTTATTAACTAACTAGCTATGATACCCGGCTTCGCTCGGGAGTTGATATGAGATTACGTggtagtttaaataaaaaaataaactatgacgtaaacggtaaaaaaatttattgaaaacattttcTCATCATTTACACTACTTGtttataaacaacattttttattttattatccggggtatatatatataaatttttcGAATTTCCTACTCTTGAGCAAGCTACATATAGCTGACCGTGTGAAAAGCAGGATTCTTTGAGGTTGATGCCACAATATTTTAAAGTTTGCCCTTGCGCTTTGTTAATCGTGAAACTGAAGGCTAATTTAATTGGAAACTGCAATCTTTTAAATTGAAATGGCAATTCAGAAGAGATCAGTGGTATTCTAGGTATAAATACTGTGTGTCCTTTTCACTTTCCAGAAATAAGTTCAGCTTCAATGATATTATTCGATAACTGTTTTACGATCATCCTCgttccattacatagttttgGGGAGTTTAGATTTCTGAGTAGTATGATTGGAGATCCAACTTTCAGACGAAGGCAGTGTAATGGCATTCCTGGTACTTGTAAAGAGTTTAGAAATTCAGTAGGGAAGTTGACACTTTCTTCAATGGATACCATCGTGTcgattgatttatatattttctcTTCACCAGGTATATTCTTTAGAATATTAAAATTGATATCGtcaacaatattatttttagtgGCCAAAATCGCTCTTTGAAATAACCACTCTACGTTGGTATAGTTCTGAATAATATTTGGATAAATTTTGTCGATTAGTTCGTTTTCAGTGGTGGCTACGTTACAGAAATCACTATTGAGTTCTATGAGGCCGCTCGTTTGATCAGTAGGATATGTACCTTCGCCTATTTGTAAAAGTATTTTAGCAAAACATGCTGTTGTTTCATCTTTTGATAATTCAACTCTCATGTTTTTTGTTAATTGCAGTATTTGTACTTGTGGCCAGAGATGTGACTTTTTTAAGCATGCATTGATCTCGTCTGCTGGTGTTGACTTGGGAATAACTGGAAGTGTTTGTCGAAAGTCTCCTGAGAGTATGAGTAGAGCTCCTCCCATTATTTCAGAGTTTTTTCGCAATTCTTGTAATGTTCTGTCCATGGCTTCTAGTGATTTTTTATGGGCCATGGTGCATTCATCCCAGATGATAATTTTAGCTTGTTTTAGAAGTTGACCTCGTCCAGATTTTCCTGAGATTTTACATACCGGGAATTGTTGTTCGGCTATATTCAACGGTAGTTGTAAGGCAGAATGGGCAGTTCGTCCTCCTTCCATAAGTGTGGATGCAATGCCGGATGATGCTAGTGCCAGTGCGATGTGTTTTGTAGCACGTATTTCCGCCAATAGTAGATTTAATAGAAACGTTTTACCGGTGCCTCCTGGTGCGTCCAAgttagggcttccaaataccggaccttatccaataccggtattcattccggtattggcgatttcaataccgggatcccgggatcccggtattgaatcgtaaaaatttaaaaaccaagtaatttgcttaaaataacaaattttattcaaaatttcgcTTGTTACTTTTCTTGCGTGTTATACTACAGCggaatcttgccaatccgacttaCTGATGGgtcaaatcgattacatttccaacttcaaaagtttcgatttcaacccaaaacggttcgcaaacttatgtggccaagtcggttcaacttttattgtttttaagtatacattagttcaaagggctacgcccTGTGCTCTTTATTCTTGTTATGAGTGGGACCGAGgacgcagtataaaagcaagcgggaaagagcgccagatctctactcagatgattctgtaagttagatatcgccgccAGATCGGACATTTTGCAAGAAGACGCGGTCATggcaaaccatgttttctgccaaatcagccaaatcgatctctttaaggtcgtgcggaatagaaccttttacattttaataataacaggcctttgcatctataacagacgATTCAAgtagcatccttgcgacacttacgttcgtggctgtatagcccaattcgagagaggatccctcgtccgcacacacggcaggtgtatgctcccccaaaTGGGCtggggttagaggcctgcttgtgacgcctcatgcgtttatcattcaaggaggagaaccaggcattggtgtgcttggattgaccgtcatggacaacacggcgccacgtggttcggtcttcggccagtcgttgccactggttgcatggaatatcaaatatgacaatgtcacgcttcacgcaatctttaaagcgcagcattggccgtctgaccggtctctttgcatctgcaacctctACCAGCGCAGCGTGGCAAACGAgtccgctccattcgatacacatgcccgagccacctcagtcactttttctttagtaTGGCTATGATACTAGGAAGCTGTATCTCATTCATGCTGTGTGTGCATTTGTGATGAAtttatagtcagtgttaatgGTGTAATTGTACTGTAGATTTAACTATAGTATCACTTtcttaaataacaagcattaagaaCATTTCTCGATTACACACACTctatagtttcatcattgacttttgaaattagaacatgagatgatttttttttggaaacacattgtaatcaatatctacggtacaatttagtggtatttttgttaTTCGTagcgctagaggcgctaaagcactaataaaataaatccgccaaatcattgaacaattagccaagAGCGCTAaattgtccgacatagattattaaaaattacattgcggaaatgataatcaaaatcaaaaagattactTCACGGAACaggaacacttaatttacggataagaaaagtaattttcttcATTTTGATAGTTGAGTACTGAGTTCCCAATTTCGTTACTATAGGGAATGTTACGGCAAAGTTTTGAGCTAGAGttcaacacactaacgcacacgtacaatcaaccaatttgaatcctaggccactgtagaacctttgcacagtaaacgtcaatgtgacttctatggcaaatagaacacggtgtaaatgagacagggttctagagtggcctggtattcaaattggttgactgtacagtaaaaatagagtagctacggtatacgttagttcgtgtgcattaaccaattttttgaaaagttatatctatgatatagatgcatcaaggcgatttgtGTACAGAGGATCAGTGGCCtgttgcaacacttgcaaccaagtttgacgtgttgcttctctgtcacacttacgtgcgaattcacaagtgcaacaaatgtgtcaaaaaatgttcgcggcaaaccctcctcaatgaatgcttttgacacgtatttttaattctttATCAAGGTAATTTCatcgaaaaaactatcattttc includes these proteins:
- the LOC125235635 gene encoding ATP-dependent DNA helicase pif1-like, whose product is MSDDILYQIRQANPELTIEFNDDIFNETLIRLEDKCLAINNQALVELGMPTPQRNAFNVLNYEITKEKSYNVNELLEYIAHNKPLLNDNQKNVYNVIMNRINNNTGGIIYLDAPGGTGKTFLLNLLLAEIRATKHIALALASSGIASTLMEGGRTAHSALQLPLNIAEQQFPVCKISGKSGRGQLLKQAKIIIWDECTMAHKKSLEAMDRTLQELRKNSEIMGGALLILSGDFRQTLPVIPKSTPADEINACLKKSHLWPQVQILQLTKNMRVELSKDETTACFAKILLQIGEGTYPTDQTSGLIELNSDFCNVATTENELIDKIYPNIIQNYTNVEWLFQRAILATKNNIVDDINFNILKNIPGEEKIYKSIDTMVSIEESVNFPTEFLNSLQVPGMPLHCLRLKVGSPIILLRNLNSPKLCNGTRMIVKQLSNNIIEAELISGK